In Euwallacea fornicatus isolate EFF26 chromosome 2, ASM4011564v1, whole genome shotgun sequence, one genomic interval encodes:
- the LOC136348197 gene encoding probable Rho GTPase-activating protein CG5521 isoform X1 encodes MFSKKNLVDVKKSTAKLQDPKKDLTTRIKHLKLILDNVDTAEAKGLFEANFSHIYNILYESFLQMESNLRQRELSFHLVHKAHKEELECTLWILEQVICLLPELIHRRWQLHSLGRMLAKLLHTGNSIRLRRQGIKYFLMWYQALNDNAPEYVHKMFASLVPSFHNQLLTASQAVSGSIFHDAQHPVTPPEMLPILPPSSSEKPPDHPSRFYLEALLDHMVHTVIKLEWQDKMSHHHRCFSFLLEQFKTYYLPKICPGFSKDTSLYRPILELPQLRKMENETEFMFCRVSLILWVTNYMHQSKKDQHGQRPDPGSGQSMATPMHDEESESAHPSLDSTLSVQTNKTATDEELAQQIVRDVLCSTRDNVNFVHEIFRQAFLLNFSHVVAIRKIILVYKDLIQGNVELPPYALDPPDEISKNLHPDPDGVRGRLRNDSYLGAIHKENLLVRAGIQNLYQLFMTHAANVFLLEVNPHIPRLLEEQTDACKRILNIYRYMVMNVRMDSSTWEQLLVVLLQITSLVLGETPPRKKLLTLGGKLAPAIFQTLIVTWIKANLNVAISRELWDRFLDVLTSLTNWEELIKEWAKTMETLTRVLARHVYDLDLNSLPLDRLNDQKMKRSRRVTSRPEAHTSVASGGAPSEGPHQPVSRQDSSLPDGAIFSSKRIKSGLSRSYSETSINVKARVRVKRNYGKHRRTKSLELLPPGDTESTDRTRSPSPAPSSGIESSSIKDSPIQLDVLADGQGIDQAGENRGVVCGGSIRGWLPDVAVILWKRMLGALGDINQIADPRLHAQVFEYLIRLTETLIKIKRNQGVSLDNLTTPQAPELVPPLTLILPWCFGALSLSSCYEAGKLNALRLLISVMLNCDPKYRTCLAQFYRFIHRALAGEGKATKNTSIKYLGPRFLSLQLPGASLLLLDIVHACNDILNSSERSEGMPRTEAVSILANLLSLPDDLSSISVLQPEAGFTILNSCPDIKEHVVSILLRAGRREPSGKARCIALSGLGMFVYKELTNHSFHPKIVEAMNVLLLALKFNNKMIAQLASDILFLLCDHAGLLWARYPRLGNGVISELCAGLLRHSGSSSLESDRALSRALLLCLGEWCMRLGPERLLEPNEYGENRGSCLLLQVFTVLHTIITGSTANPTPSKPISTEDFDPTITSDDLPENRPLASERSPSRITSKGQKSVALCAETVLAHLVNHLGHFPMAIGAARLSSLVSEHDDVPNLSSDDLSTVIFSVPNIQLFILTKNVIASLVELPALDSPGGGAAAGLVTAGEQVRVLLRDMSGKSSWDASILYRTPESVQEVCLCESEQRRTLQFFQELEENVELNAQDAFPCAESDSLMTPMLGAQNLPQRAMRHRPPNILPEVINAAPDLDQLDDLLQYLGYTSPECLESPNIKLNEPGPPPLFLELEQDVIGSVINQRNVEIEEALLLQQSNFALGKPVRKPRNTSDRRCSSASGTDRELGSFGTMVESNAFQQCRLLFSQLGLSGWDRRNQVHLLDKNDRLLRELRNLDNQSCRETHKFAVIYVAPGQEDKNSILSNQSGSAAYEQFLAGLAWEIELEYHTGFLGGLQKLGSTGMTAPYMATSFMEAVFHVATRMPGDSPEAVLSKTRHLGNDEVHVVWSEHSRDYRRDIIPTEFCDILIVIYPLGNDLNRVTVNCKADVPYFGVLFDETIVESNILPGLVRATAICASRAKRMTYQFYQQYYEERSRSLETVVTKHKLSSTFEEFIAKVYNPLPMGGSRGSCADSSHGSNSSSLLTAALLDSSAHHKLTRSDHQKCRANDPTSRNTVWLNHQSDVQNGAESSISPRSLKKLSTNLKGSKKSHKQEHVESPPESPLQMTKRK; translated from the exons ATGTTCAGCAAGAAGAATTTGGTGGACGTCAAGAAGTCTACTGCCAAGCTCCAGGACCCCAAAAAAGACCTGACAACTCGAATCAAGCATTTAAAGCTGATCTTAG ATAATGTGGACACAGCTGAAGCCAAGGGGCTCTTTGAAGCCAACTTCAGCCACATCTACAACATTCTTTATGAGAGTTTTCTGCAGATGGAGTCGAATTTGCGACAACGAG AGCTATCTTTTCATTTAG TCCACAAGGCCCACAAAGAGGAGCTTGAGTGTACCTTATGGATCCTCGAACAGGTGATATGTCTCCTGCCCGAGCTTATCCACCGCAGGTGGCAGTTGCACTCTTTGGGGCGCATGCTCGCCAAACTCCTGCACACGGGCAACTCCATACGCCTACGTAGGCAAGGCATAAAGTACTTTCTCATGTG GTATCAGGCGCTAAATGACAACGCTCCGGAGTATGTTCACAAAATGTTTGCTTCGTTGGTACCCAGTTTCCATAACCAATTGCTCACCGCTTCTCAAGCAGTCAGCGGTAGCATTTTTCATGATGCACAACATCCGGTCACTCCACCGGAAATGCTGCCAATACTACCACCATCTAGCAGTGAAAAACCACCCGATCATCCAAGTCG GTTCTACTTAGAAGCACTTCTCGACCATATGGTACACACAGTGATTAAGCTCGAATGGCAGGACAAAATGTCGCATCATCACCGCTGCTTCAGTTTCCTGCTTGAGCAGTTTAAGACATATTATCTCCCCAAGATCTGTCCAGGTTTCAGCAAAGATACTTCCTTGTACAGGCCGATTTTAG aACTGCCGCAGCTTCGCAAAATGGAGAACGAGACAGAATTTATGTTTTGTCGCGTTTCGTTGATTCTGTGGGTGACGAATTATATGCACCAAAGCAAAAAGGATCAGCATGGTCAGAGACCTGATCCTGGAAGTGGACAAAGTATGGCGACGCCGATGCATGATGAAGAGAGCGAATCTGCGCATCCGAGCTTAGATTCGA CCCTTTCGGTCCAAACCAACAAAACCGCCACTGACGAGGAATTGGCACAGCAAATCGTGCGCGACGTCCTCTGCTCAACACGCGACAACGTCAACTTTGTGCATGAAATCTTCAGACAGGCCTTCCTGCTCAACTTTAGCCACGTGGTGGCCATACGCAAAATTATCCTAGTTTACAAGGATCTCATTCAAGGCAATGTCGAGTTACCCCCATATGCCTTAGACCCTCCCGATGAAATCTCCAAGAACTTGCATCCAGACCCCGATGGTGTTCGCGGCAGATTGAGAAACGACTCATACTTGGGGGCGATTCATAAGGAGAATTTGCTAGTTCGAGCCGGAATCCAGAATCTCTACCAGCTGTTCATGACACATGCGGCTAATGTATTCCTTCTTGAGGTCAATCCCCATATTCCACGACTGCTCGAAGAGCAGACAGACGCCTGCAAGCGCATATTGAATATCTATCGGTATATGGTGATGAATGTGCGCATGGACAGCAGTACTTGGGAGCAGCTTCTAGTGGTGCTGCTTCAAATCACATCTTTGGTACTCGGAGAGACTCCtccgaggaaaaaattacttacacTAGGAGGAAAACTAGCGCCTGCGATATTCCAAACCCTCATAGTCACTTGGATCAAAGCGAACCTCAATGTGGCCATCTCTCGAGAGCTTTGGGATCGCTTCCTGGATGTCCTCACTTCTTTGACCAACTGGGAAGAGCTCATCAAAGAATGGGCT AAAACTATGGAGACATTAACTAGAGTCCTGGCTCGACACGTGTACGATCTGGACCTTAACTCCCTCCCTCTAGACAGGCTCAATGATCAGAAGATGAAGCGTTCGAGGAGAGTCACTTCGCGGCCGGAGGCCCACACGTCAGTAGCCTCGGGAGGAGCCCCCAGTGAGGGCCCACATCAGCCAGTGTCACGGCAGGACTCCTCACTGCCTGACGGCGCCATCTTCTCTTCAAAGAGGATCAAATCTGGCCTGTCAAGGAGCTACAGCGAGACCAGTATTAACGTCAAGGCTCGCGTTAGAGTCAAGAGGAATTAT ggcaaacaCAGGAGGACAAAATCGTTGGAGCTACTGCCACCTGGTGACACTGAGTCGACCGATCGCACAAGGTCTCCGTCCCCGGCCCCCTCTAGTGGCATTGAGAGCAGCTCCATAAAAGATTCACCAATTCAACTGGATGTGTTGGCCGACGGTCAGGGAATTGACCAAGCTGGAGAAAACAG GGGCGTAGTATGCGGTGGCTCGATCCGAGGCTGGTTGCCCGATGTGGCTGTCATTCTATGGAAACGCATGTTGGGCGCTCTTGGCGACATCAACCAAATCGCCGACCCCCGACTGCACGCTCAAGTctttgagtatttgatcaGGCTGACGGAAACACTGATCAAAATCAAGCGCAACCAGGGCGTTTCTTTGGACAACCTGACCACACCTCAAGCGCCCGAGTTGGTTCCCCCTCTCACGCTAATTCTGCCCTGGTGCTTCGGCGCACTGAGTCTATCCAGCTGTTACGAAGCCGGTAAACTGAACGCCTTGAGATTGCTCATTTCGGTGATGCTCAACTGCGACCCCAAGTATCGCACGTGTCTCGCTCAGTTTTATCGCTTTATTCATCGTG CCTTAGCAGGGGAGGGTAAAGCGACCAAAAATACTTCTATCAAGTACTTGGGCCCTCGCTTTTTGTCGCTGCAGCTGCCTGGAGCCTCTTTGTTGCTGTTGGATATAGTGCATGCCTGCAATGATATATTGAACTCTTCGGAGAGGTCTGAAGGCATGCCAAGAACAGAAGCAGTGTCCATTTTGGCCAATCTACTGAGCCTCCCCGATGATCTCAGTTCTATATCAGTGCTGCAGCCGGAGGCTGGGTTTACGATCCTTAACAGTTGTCCGGATATCAAA GAGCATGTAGTTAGCATACTATTGAGGGCTGGCCGCAGGGAGCCCTCAGGCAAAGCCCGGTGTATTGCCTTGTCAGGTTTAGGGATGTTCGTCTACAAGGAGCTGACCAATCACAGTTTCCACCCCAAGATAGTGGAGGCCATGAACGTGCTCTTACTAGCCTTAAAG tttaacaacaaaatgatAGCGCAGCTGGCCAGTGATATCTTGTTCCTGTTATGCGATCATGCGGGCCTGCTCTGGGCAAGATATCCGCGACTGGGAAATGGTGTTATTAGTGAGCTTTGCGCTGGTTTACTCAGGCATTCAG GGTCAAGTTCATTGGAAAGCGATCGCGCCCTGAGCAGAGCCTTGCTGCTGTGTCTTGGAGAGTGGTGCATGCGCCTGGGCCCCGAAAGACTGCTGGAGCCCAACGAGTATGGCGAGAATCGTGGTAGTTGCCTACTTTTGCAGGTTTTTACA GTGCTCCACACCATAATCACAGGCTCCACCGCGAACCCGACGCCCTCCAAGCCTATTTCCACCGAAGATTTCGACCCTACGATCACCTCAGATGACCTCCCCGAAAACCGCCCTCTAGCCTCCGAACGCTCACCTTCCAGAATCACGTCCAAGGGTCAGAAATCCGTGGCCTTGTGTGCAGAAACCGTCCTGGCCCATTTGGTCAACCATCTGGGACACTTCCCAATGGCAATAGGAGCGGCGAGGCTCAGTTCCCTCGTGTCCGAGCACGACGATGTGCCTAATTTATCTTCGGACGATCTGTCCACAGTCATATTTTCTGTACCAAATATTCAG ttgttcatcttaaccaAGAATGTCATTGCCAGTTTGGTGGAACTGCCAGCGCTGGACTCGCCCGGAGGTGGCGCTGCCGCAGGATTGGTCACTGCGGGGGAACAAGTGCGGGTTCTTTTACGGGATATGTCAGGGAAGTCCAGTTGGGATGCGTCCATCTTGTATAGAACCCCAGAGAGTGTCCAGGAGGTTTGTCTGTGTGAATCGGAGCAACGGAGAACTTTACAGTTTTTTCAGGAACTAGAGGAAAATGTTGAGCTGAACGCGCAGGATGCTTTTCCATGTGCAGAATCCGACAGTCTTATGACACCCATGTTAGGAGCTCAGAACTTGCCGCAGCGTGCCATGCGGCATCGCCCTCCTAACATCCTGCCGGAGGTCATTAACGCCGCTCCAGATTTAGATCAGTTGGATGAT CTCTTACAATACCTTGGTTACACCAGTCCCGAATGTCTTGAATCCCCCAATATAAAATTGAACGAACCGGGCCCGCCACCGCTGTTCCTCGAATTGGAGCAAGACGTAATCGGTTCGGTGATCAACCAAAGAAATGTAGAAATCGAAGAGGCGCTATTGCTCCAACAGTCGAACTTCGCTTTGGGGAAGCCAGTGCGAAAGCCCCGCAATACCTCGGACAGGCGATGCAGTAGCGCATCTGGTACGGACAGAGAACTAGGGTCCTTCGGGACCATGGTCGAATCCAATGCTTTCCAACAGTGCCGGCTACTGTTCTCTCAATTGGGTTTGTCGGGCTGGGATCGCAGGAATCAGGTTCATTTGCTCGACAAGAATGATAGGCTGCTGCGCGAACTGCGCAACTTGGACAATCAAAGCTGCAGAGAGACACACAAA TTTGCAGTGATTTACGTAGCTCCCGGTCAAGAGGACAAAAACTCCATTTTGAGCAATCAGAGCGGTAGCGCCGCCTATGAACAATTCCTAGCCGGCTTGGCTTGGGAGATCGAACTGGAGTACCATACAGGGTTCTTGGGCGGGCTCCAAAAACTGGGCTCCACAGGAATGACCGCGCCCTATATGGCAACAAGTTTCATGGAGGCCGTGTTCCACGTGGCTACGCGTATGCCTGGTGATAGTCCCGAAGCAGTACTCAGTAAG ACGCGGCATTTGGGCAATGACGAGGTGCATGTGGTTTGGTCGGAGCACAGCAGAGATTACCGTCGGGATATAATCCCGACCGAGTTCTGTGATATTTTAATCGTGATCTATCCACTGGGCAACGATTTGAATCGCGTGACTGTCAACTGCAAGGCTGAC GTTCCATATTTCGGAGTGCTATTCGATGAAACTATCGTCGAAAGCAACATATTACCAGGCTTGGTAAGGGCTACCGCCATTTGCGCGAGTCGCGCCAAGAGAATGACGTACCAATTCTACCAGCAATA TTACGAGGAACGCTCCCGCTCCCTGGAAACTGTAGTGACCAAACACAAACTCAGCTCGACCTTTGAGGAATTCATTGCGAAGGTTTATAATCCGCTACCCATGGGAGGTTCAAGAGGATCATGCGCTGATAGCAGCCATGGAAGTAACAGTTCTTCCCTTTTGACCGCTGCACTCTTGGATTCCTCCGCGCACCATAAGCTGACGAGGAGCGATCATCAAAAATGTAggg CGAACGATCCCACATCACGAAATACCGTTTGGCTAAATCATCAATCGGACGTCCAAAACGGGGCAGAATCCAGCATATCGCCCCGATCGCTCAAAAAGCTAAGCACAAACCTTAAGGGTTCCAAAAAGAGCCACAAACAAGAACACGTTGAGTCGCCGCCTGAAAGCCCCTTGCAAATGACCAAAAGAAAATAG